One stretch of Aquimarina sp. Aq107 DNA includes these proteins:
- a CDS encoding S41 family peptidase produces MNRIRCIVFLITISTSLFAQKTLTPEKAQEDFKIFENILKQGHPALYEYIDQVTLDSILSTTKGSLSEDITDIELFKKMQQITDQIKDGHLLLFAPNTLNTTQYYFPLILKIIQAEFYIDTDDFDIPIGSKVTTINKTPTATILEALKKYAPTDGYNLTRKYRDIELKFGLFYMYEYGVQKEYTVDYITPNGSKKTITLAAESFVNAKHRNINRNSYFSNYHNTTDKVDFFSQHVNTKEPFVYYRDDLKTAILVANSFGVDIRAFKSRLTKLFKEIKKKKIKHLVIDIRNNDGGFRPNSVHLFSFITDKLYKQRTSSFVSSLEIPERTYVTRTYGEKEFLKDKFYNHPKYDGWKLDFDDLETMMVPNKDRFQGKVYMLAGGTTFSAGSALALLAKNDSDILLVGEETGGGYYSHTGQFPVYYELPNAKIIMVMSMERITHYVKDNSLPKGSGVIPDRTILFSVEDLIKGKDSQLDYIFKLIKG; encoded by the coding sequence ATGAATCGCATTAGGTGCATTGTATTTTTAATTACTATATCTACTTCACTTTTTGCTCAAAAAACACTCACACCAGAAAAAGCGCAAGAAGATTTTAAAATCTTTGAAAACATATTAAAACAGGGACATCCTGCACTCTATGAATATATTGATCAAGTAACACTAGATTCTATACTAAGTACTACTAAAGGATCTTTATCCGAAGATATTACAGATATTGAACTGTTTAAAAAAATGCAACAAATTACTGATCAAATAAAAGATGGTCATCTATTACTATTTGCTCCTAATACATTAAACACTACACAATACTATTTTCCACTAATACTAAAAATTATACAGGCAGAGTTTTATATAGATACAGATGATTTTGATATACCGATTGGATCAAAAGTAACTACTATCAACAAAACTCCTACTGCAACTATTTTAGAAGCCTTAAAAAAGTACGCGCCTACAGATGGATATAATCTTACTAGAAAGTATAGAGATATTGAATTAAAATTTGGTCTATTCTATATGTATGAATATGGTGTACAAAAAGAATATACAGTTGATTACATAACACCTAATGGCAGTAAAAAAACAATCACCTTAGCTGCCGAATCTTTTGTAAATGCCAAACATAGAAATATCAACCGTAACTCTTATTTTTCTAATTATCATAATACTACAGATAAAGTTGATTTTTTTTCACAACATGTTAATACCAAAGAACCTTTTGTTTACTATAGAGATGATCTAAAAACAGCTATATTGGTTGCTAACTCTTTTGGTGTAGATATTAGAGCATTTAAATCTCGTCTAACAAAACTGTTTAAAGAAATTAAGAAAAAGAAAATAAAACATTTAGTTATCGATATCCGAAATAATGATGGAGGTTTTAGACCCAACTCAGTACATCTTTTCTCTTTTATCACAGATAAACTATACAAACAACGGACTAGTTCTTTTGTATCTTCTTTAGAAATCCCAGAACGTACATATGTTACGAGAACGTATGGAGAAAAAGAATTCTTGAAAGACAAGTTTTATAACCATCCGAAATATGATGGTTGGAAACTGGATTTTGATGATTTAGAGACTATGATGGTACCGAATAAAGATAGATTTCAGGGCAAGGTATATATGCTGGCAGGTGGCACTACATTTTCTGCTGGATCGGCACTTGCTTTATTAGCTAAAAACGATTCAGATATTCTTTTGGTTGGAGAAGAAACAGGTGGTGGTTACTACTCTCATACCGGACAGTTTCCTGTGTATTATGAATTACCTAACGCTAAGATTATTATGGTAATGTCTATGGAACGAATTACTCACTATGTAAAAGACAATAGCCTACCCAAAGGTTCTGGTGTAATTCCTGATCGC
- a CDS encoding carboxypeptidase-like regulatory domain-containing protein has protein sequence MNKKSTFLSKNGFTFLLSIFLIIGYSNSLQAFSFFQDTGIPNETNYNEYKGFVVDKTDNEPLVSATVSLNGTNISTITNSEGEFLLKVPKSNASANITISFLGYKGKIVSLSTLKGSKTKIQLSASITELTEINIDPRNPEALIKAVMKKRGANYQSDNTIMTAFYRETIKRRRTYVSLSEAVVDVYKKPYASDKNDVIKLYKARKSADYKKLDTLTLKLQGGPSSTLFIDVMKNPDLLFTEDILKIYEFSFDKSTKINDRYIYVLKFKQRPYIKDLYYYGKLYIDSETLALTKAVFSLKLDDREEASKLFVRKKPTRAKVYPTVATYNMNYREKNGRWYYGYGKIDLVFKVNWKKKLFNSTYKLNIEMAVTDWKKNPENENLRPKDRLKSSVVISDEASGFSDPQFWGEYNVIEPEKSIESAIRKIKKQLRKLN, from the coding sequence ATGAATAAAAAAAGTACTTTTTTAAGTAAAAATGGTTTTACCTTTTTACTTAGTATATTTTTAATTATTGGGTATTCTAATAGTCTTCAGGCGTTTAGCTTTTTTCAAGACACTGGCATCCCAAACGAAACAAACTACAATGAATATAAAGGATTTGTAGTAGATAAAACTGATAATGAGCCTTTAGTTTCTGCAACAGTTTCTCTTAACGGAACTAACATTTCGACCATTACAAATAGCGAAGGTGAATTTTTGCTAAAAGTTCCAAAAAGTAATGCCAGTGCCAATATTACTATTTCATTCTTAGGGTATAAAGGCAAAATAGTATCATTGTCAACACTAAAAGGTAGTAAAACAAAAATCCAACTATCTGCATCAATCACAGAACTTACAGAAATAAATATTGACCCTAGAAATCCAGAAGCTCTTATTAAAGCAGTAATGAAAAAACGTGGTGCTAATTATCAAAGTGATAATACAATTATGACGGCTTTTTACAGGGAGACTATAAAACGGAGACGCACGTATGTTTCGCTTTCTGAAGCGGTTGTAGATGTATATAAAAAGCCTTATGCGTCTGATAAAAATGATGTTATTAAATTATACAAAGCCAGAAAAAGCGCTGATTACAAAAAGTTAGACACACTAACATTAAAGCTTCAAGGTGGACCATCAAGTACCTTATTCATTGATGTAATGAAAAATCCAGACCTTCTGTTTACCGAGGATATATTGAAAATATATGAATTCAGCTTTGATAAATCCACTAAAATTAATGATCGCTATATTTATGTTCTTAAGTTTAAACAAAGACCGTACATCAAAGATCTTTATTACTACGGAAAGTTATATATAGATTCAGAAACATTAGCATTAACAAAAGCTGTTTTTAGTCTTAAGTTAGATGACCGAGAAGAAGCAAGTAAATTATTTGTTAGAAAAAAACCTACCAGAGCCAAAGTGTACCCTACCGTTGCTACTTATAACATGAATTATAGAGAAAAGAATGGAAGATGGTACTACGGATACGGTAAAATCGATTTAGTTTTTAAAGTAAACTGGAAAAAGAAGTTATTTAACTCTACCTATAAGCTAAATATAGAAATGGCTGTTACTGATTGGAAAAAGAATCCAGAGAATGAAAATTTACGCCCTAAAGATCGTTTAAAATCATCTGTAGTAATTAGTGATGAAGCCTCTGGTTTCTCTGACCCACAATTCTGGGGAGAGTATAATGTAATTGAACCAGAAAAGTCTATCGAATCCGCAATTCGAAAAATAAAGAAACAATTACGAAAATTAAATTAA
- a CDS encoding ATP-binding protein, translated as MSQKSWLKSEAAKYTFYGILFGLMFPIVATSIDISKLGLEFSLESVLFIQKTHPIHYIIDTAPIFLGLFAMFGGRNLDKLKGTNKQILQASKFKQDFLANMSHEIRTPMVGVIGMIDLLFKNTKLDDLQKEYVSTIHQSSQNLLDILNQILDLSKMEAGKFSLSPKGINLKKLIHQNIDLFLANSKAKGIDLISEYPDTLPEQIYADDNRLKQVISNLIGNAIKFTNKGTITVKSSLVSKKNDELTFKIEVEDSGIGISKEDQKSLFNRFSQVHNEAILVGEGTGLGLTISKKLVDLMNGKLGVQSEIGKGSNFWFTFKTKISNAVIPSTEKAFDKSNDQKFNLHALLVEDSETNIIVSKQILKYLGCTADVAKTGRKAIEMFEEDTYDLILMDINLPELDGVETCKLIRQGYKKVPPVIAITSNALPGDAERFIAKGLDDYITKPFTTEILNIKLKNWFGDHSGYH; from the coding sequence ATGAGTCAAAAATCATGGTTAAAATCTGAAGCCGCAAAATATACCTTTTATGGAATTTTATTCGGACTAATGTTCCCGATTGTTGCTACCAGTATAGATATTTCTAAATTAGGTTTAGAGTTTTCTTTGGAATCTGTTCTATTTATACAAAAAACACACCCTATACATTATATAATAGATACTGCACCCATATTTCTGGGACTTTTTGCAATGTTTGGTGGGCGTAATTTAGATAAACTGAAAGGTACAAATAAGCAGATTCTTCAAGCTTCAAAATTTAAACAAGATTTTTTAGCTAATATGAGTCATGAAATCAGAACTCCTATGGTTGGAGTTATTGGTATGATTGATTTACTTTTCAAGAACACAAAATTAGATGATTTACAGAAGGAGTATGTAAGTACTATCCACCAATCCTCACAGAATTTATTAGATATTCTAAATCAAATTCTGGATTTATCCAAAATGGAAGCAGGAAAATTTTCTTTATCCCCGAAAGGTATTAATCTTAAAAAATTAATACATCAAAATATTGACCTATTCCTTGCTAATAGCAAAGCGAAAGGTATTGATTTAATTTCTGAATACCCGGACACCTTACCAGAACAAATCTATGCCGATGATAATAGATTAAAACAAGTGATTTCTAATCTAATTGGTAATGCTATTAAATTTACCAATAAAGGTACCATTACCGTAAAGTCTTCGTTGGTTTCTAAAAAAAATGACGAATTAACCTTTAAGATAGAAGTTGAAGATTCTGGAATTGGTATAAGTAAAGAGGACCAAAAATCATTATTTAACAGATTTAGCCAAGTACATAACGAAGCCATTCTTGTGGGTGAAGGAACTGGGTTAGGACTAACAATAAGCAAAAAATTAGTGGACCTAATGAATGGTAAACTAGGAGTGCAAAGCGAAATCGGAAAAGGAAGTAACTTCTGGTTCACTTTTAAAACAAAAATATCTAACGCTGTTATACCATCTACGGAGAAAGCTTTTGATAAAAGTAATGATCAAAAATTTAATCTTCATGCTTTACTAGTAGAAGATTCAGAAACAAACATTATCGTTTCTAAACAAATACTTAAATATTTGGGATGTACTGCTGATGTTGCTAAGACAGGTAGAAAAGCAATAGAAATGTTTGAAGAAGACACATACGATCTTATTCTTATGGATATCAACTTGCCAGAACTAGATGGCGTAGAAACCTGTAAACTAATCCGACAAGGATATAAAAAAGTACCTCCTGTAATTGCCATTACTTCTAACGCATTGCCTGGCGATGCAGAGCGATTTATTGCAAAAGGGCTCGATGATTACATTACCAAACCTTTTACTACAGAAATATTAAATATAAAGCTCAAAAATTGGTTTGGTGATCATAGTGGATATCACTAA
- the moaA gene encoding GTP 3',8-cyclase MoaA, producing MDINNQNILTDSLGRKHTYLRISLTERCNLRCTYCMPANGIPLRPKEHLMTSDEIHTIAKEFVNIGVTKIRLTGGEPMVRKDFPLILEKLATLPVEIGITTNGVLADRFLPLLKASNVNTITISIDSLHKEKFEKITRRNEFDKVWNTIQLFQKEGFHVKLNIVLIKKFNEDEIIDFINLTKNQNLTIRFIEFMPFDGNQWNMDKLVTQQEILDKVHYTFPLQLKRLTDSPNDTARNYKIDGHLGRFAIISSVTNPFCDTCNRIRITADGKLKNCLFSNNEFSLLKPLRANQSILPTIQSALKHKFASRGGMDTPDKLENPELHSQNRSMISIGG from the coding sequence GTGGATATAAATAATCAGAACATATTAACAGATAGTTTAGGACGAAAACACACATATCTTAGAATTTCTTTGACAGAAAGATGCAATCTAAGATGTACCTATTGCATGCCCGCGAATGGAATACCATTGAGACCTAAAGAACATCTAATGACGTCAGATGAAATCCATACAATTGCAAAAGAGTTTGTTAATATTGGTGTTACCAAGATTAGGTTAACTGGTGGAGAACCAATGGTAAGAAAAGATTTTCCATTAATTTTAGAAAAACTAGCCACACTGCCTGTAGAAATAGGAATTACGACTAATGGAGTATTAGCAGATCGTTTTCTTCCTCTTTTAAAAGCAAGTAATGTTAATACCATTACCATAAGTATCGACTCACTACATAAAGAAAAGTTTGAGAAAATTACTCGCCGAAATGAATTCGATAAAGTCTGGAATACCATTCAACTTTTTCAAAAGGAAGGTTTTCATGTTAAACTAAATATTGTTTTAATAAAAAAATTCAATGAAGATGAAATCATTGATTTTATTAATCTAACAAAGAATCAAAATCTTACTATTCGATTTATTGAATTCATGCCTTTTGATGGTAATCAATGGAATATGGATAAATTAGTAACACAGCAAGAGATATTGGACAAAGTACATTATACTTTCCCGTTGCAACTGAAAAGATTAACAGACTCACCTAATGACACTGCTAGAAATTATAAAATTGATGGGCATTTAGGTCGTTTTGCTATTATTAGTTCTGTTACGAATCCTTTTTGCGATACGTGTAATAGAATACGTATTACAGCAGATGGGAAACTAAAAAACTGTTTATTTTCTAATAATGAGTTTTCCTTATTAAAACCACTTAGGGCTAATCAATCAATACTTCCAACGATACAATCTGCTCTAAAGCATAAATTTGCTTCTCGAGGAGGAATGGATACTCCTGATAAACTAGAAAACCCTGAACTTCATTCTCAAAATAGAAGCATGATTAGTATCGGCGGCTAG
- the moaCB gene encoding bifunctional molybdenum cofactor biosynthesis protein MoaC/MoaB, translated as MVDITHKNNTLRTAVAQAIVKVGSSETIQAIVSKCIPKGDVFEMAKTAGLFAVKRTSDMIPDCHPLPIEYTSIDYKINNLEIVIEMTVKTIYKTGVEVEAMHGVSVVALTMYDMLKPVDKNVEIQHIKLLKKRGGKSSYKDNGEPFTAGVIVCSDSISAGHKEDKAGKAIIEKLKECGVTINTYTIIPDEIDEIQQQVKQLRKDENDLIIFTGGTGLSPRDVTPEALLPLIERRIPGIEEAIRTYGQNRMPYAMLSRSVAGVIGESLILALPGSTNGAKESMEAIFPAVLHTFRILKGAKHDGNES; from the coding sequence ATGGTAGACATCACACATAAAAATAATACACTTCGTACGGCAGTAGCGCAAGCTATTGTAAAAGTAGGAAGTTCCGAAACCATACAAGCCATTGTTTCTAAATGTATTCCTAAAGGAGATGTTTTTGAAATGGCTAAAACTGCAGGTTTATTTGCCGTTAAAAGAACCAGTGATATGATTCCGGATTGTCATCCCTTACCTATTGAATACACTAGCATAGATTACAAAATTAATAATCTAGAAATTGTCATAGAAATGACGGTAAAAACCATTTATAAAACGGGTGTAGAAGTTGAAGCAATGCATGGAGTATCTGTAGTAGCCCTCACAATGTATGATATGCTTAAGCCTGTTGACAAAAATGTAGAAATCCAACATATTAAGTTGCTTAAAAAACGAGGAGGGAAATCTAGTTACAAAGATAATGGAGAACCTTTTACAGCGGGTGTTATTGTATGTTCTGACTCAATTTCTGCAGGTCATAAAGAAGATAAAGCAGGTAAAGCGATTATAGAAAAATTAAAAGAATGTGGGGTTACCATTAACACATATACAATAATCCCAGATGAGATAGATGAAATACAGCAACAGGTAAAGCAATTAAGAAAAGATGAGAATGATCTTATCATTTTTACTGGGGGTACCGGATTATCACCTCGGGATGTAACACCAGAAGCACTACTCCCTTTAATAGAACGTAGAATTCCTGGAATAGAAGAAGCAATCCGAACTTATGGTCAAAACAGGATGCCATATGCTATGCTTTCTAGAAGTGTTGCAGGCGTGATTGGAGAATCATTAATACTTGCATTACCAGGATCAACAAATGGAGCAAAAGAATCTATGGAAGCTATTTTCCCTGCTGTATTGCATACCTTTCGAATATTAAAAGGAGCTAAACACGATGGAAACGAATCTTAA
- a CDS encoding molybdenum cofactor biosynthesis protein MoaE has protein sequence MEKRKTVFVEGPIRPNFIANSIEKHQTKTTIGAHDIFLGQVRADEIDGNIVQAIEYSAYKDMAEEKFHEIREATFDKYDLTCMHIYHSLGKVKAGEICLFVFVSAPHRRVAFEALEFLVEEIKKDVPVFGKEIFEDETHVWKVNN, from the coding sequence ATGGAAAAAAGAAAAACTGTTTTTGTAGAAGGACCGATACGTCCAAATTTTATCGCAAACTCTATCGAAAAACATCAAACTAAGACAACTATTGGTGCTCACGATATTTTTTTAGGCCAAGTACGAGCAGATGAGATTGACGGTAATATTGTACAAGCGATTGAATATTCTGCGTATAAGGATATGGCCGAAGAAAAATTTCACGAAATACGTGAAGCTACTTTTGATAAATATGATCTTACCTGTATGCATATTTATCATAGTTTAGGAAAAGTAAAAGCTGGCGAAATTTGTCTTTTTGTATTTGTATCTGCTCCGCATAGAAGAGTAGCTTTTGAAGCATTGGAGTTTTTAGTTGAAGAAATAAAAAAAGATGTCCCTGTATTTGGAAAAGAAATTTTTGAAGATGAAACTCACGTTTGGAAAGTAAATAATTAA
- a CDS encoding MoaD/ThiS family protein, translated as MELKVLYFGMIAEATNCKEEIISLEHGSKVDQLENLLKNKYQKLQSLSFKIAIDKEIKSNNTLLNPTSEIALLPPFSGG; from the coding sequence ATGGAATTAAAGGTTTTATATTTCGGGATGATTGCTGAAGCTACTAATTGTAAAGAAGAAATTATTTCTTTAGAACATGGTAGCAAAGTAGATCAATTAGAAAATTTACTAAAAAACAAATATCAAAAATTGCAAAGTTTATCATTTAAAATTGCGATTGATAAAGAAATTAAGTCAAATAACACTCTACTTAACCCTACAAGTGAGATAGCGTTATTACCTCCATTTTCTGGTGGTTAA
- a CDS encoding molybdenum cofactor guanylyltransferase: MSSLQGLDITGIILAGGKSSRMGEDKGLKLHKGKPFIAHILKALESITDKILIITNNPAYTIFGYPCICDIIPDLGPVGGIYTGLTHTTTKQNLILSCDVPFVNHMVLDKLISAHEPNFDVITFQDIPLITLYNESVISTFLESINNKRLSLRKTLSTLKVKSIPTEDAIAPYIKNINTPQQYKQATQWN, encoded by the coding sequence ATGAGTTCTCTGCAAGGTTTAGACATAACAGGGATTATACTAGCTGGTGGTAAAAGTAGCAGAATGGGAGAAGATAAAGGTTTAAAACTACACAAAGGAAAACCTTTTATAGCTCATATTTTAAAGGCCCTAGAATCAATTACAGACAAAATTCTAATCATTACTAATAATCCAGCCTATACTATTTTTGGTTATCCGTGCATTTGTGATATAATTCCTGATTTAGGACCTGTTGGAGGAATCTATACTGGATTAACTCATACTACAACAAAACAGAATTTAATCCTTAGCTGTGATGTCCCTTTTGTAAATCATATGGTTCTTGATAAATTAATTTCTGCACATGAACCTAATTTTGATGTAATCACTTTCCAAGATATTCCATTAATTACATTATATAATGAATCTGTTATTAGTACTTTTCTAGAAAGTATCAATAACAAACGTTTAAGCTTAAGAAAAACACTTTCTACTCTAAAAGTAAAAAGTATTCCTACAGAAGATGCTATAGCTCCGTACATAAAAAACATAAACACACCTCAACAATATAAACAGGCAACACAATGGAATTAA
- a CDS encoding winged helix-turn-helix domain-containing protein, with protein MYHIKSRIWIEGEKGVFLGEGRIKILKAIKTEGSLSKAAKSLGMSYKKAWNLVDSINKNASIPVVITNTGGSGGGGTEITEYGLKMISVFENINKNCWDFLDQQLKELQL; from the coding sequence ATGTATCATATAAAAAGCAGGATATGGATCGAAGGTGAGAAGGGCGTTTTCCTTGGTGAAGGAAGAATTAAAATTCTAAAAGCCATAAAAACCGAAGGTTCTCTCTCTAAAGCTGCAAAATCTCTTGGGATGTCGTATAAAAAAGCTTGGAATTTAGTTGATTCCATTAACAAAAATGCTTCTATTCCTGTTGTTATTACTAATACTGGAGGAAGCGGTGGAGGTGGCACAGAAATCACCGAATATGGACTAAAAATGATTAGTGTATTTGAAAATATCAATAAAAATTGCTGGGATTTCTTAGATCAACAATTAAAAGAGTTACAATTATGA
- the glp gene encoding gephyrin-like molybdotransferase Glp — translation MISVSKALSIISEVLYTPKTKTVLLKDTNGLRLSKNIPTPIHMPPFRQSAMDGYALLLHDKNTYQIIGEVKAGDADDYSLLPGQGVRIFTGARVPDNANTIVIQEKVIRSENTITINEEIHQNQNIRATGEQIKKGDIALEKGTKISPAGIGFLAGLGITDLEVFVPPSAAIITTGNELIAPGQKLQEGKIYESNSVQLQAVLEQFQIKEINKYIVQDEYESTKETIRQAIKNNDLVLISGGISVGDYDFVKEALSELGTEELFYKIKQKPGKPLFFGKNKETFIFALPGNPASSLTCFYIYVIPVIQKIMGDSASAGLKRTLKSLTKDFIKKGDRAQFLKAKVSNETVEILEGQSSAMLHSYAVANALVFIPENISKVDKDSLVETILLPD, via the coding sequence ATGATTTCTGTATCAAAAGCATTGTCTATAATCTCTGAAGTACTTTATACTCCTAAAACAAAAACCGTTTTATTAAAAGATACCAATGGATTAAGGCTTAGCAAAAATATTCCTACTCCCATACATATGCCACCATTCCGTCAATCAGCGATGGATGGATACGCCTTGTTACTTCATGATAAAAACACCTATCAAATTATTGGTGAAGTAAAAGCAGGTGATGCAGATGATTATTCATTATTGCCAGGACAAGGAGTTCGCATTTTTACAGGTGCAAGAGTTCCTGATAATGCAAATACTATAGTAATACAAGAAAAGGTAATAAGATCAGAAAACACTATTACCATAAATGAAGAAATACACCAAAACCAAAATATTAGAGCCACTGGAGAACAGATAAAAAAAGGAGATATTGCATTAGAAAAAGGAACAAAAATATCTCCTGCTGGTATTGGATTTTTAGCAGGATTAGGGATTACTGATTTAGAAGTTTTTGTTCCCCCAAGCGCAGCAATAATAACAACTGGAAATGAATTGATAGCGCCTGGACAAAAACTGCAAGAAGGAAAAATCTATGAAAGCAATTCTGTTCAACTACAAGCTGTTCTAGAGCAATTTCAAATAAAAGAAATTAATAAATATATTGTTCAGGATGAATACGAAAGTACAAAAGAAACAATCAGACAAGCTATTAAAAATAATGATTTAGTATTAATCAGTGGAGGAATTTCTGTAGGTGATTACGATTTTGTAAAAGAAGCTTTATCCGAACTTGGTACTGAAGAATTATTTTATAAAATCAAACAAAAACCTGGTAAACCATTGTTTTTTGGAAAAAATAAGGAAACATTCATTTTTGCTTTACCCGGTAATCCTGCATCCTCTCTTACTTGCTTTTATATTTATGTAATTCCTGTTATTCAAAAAATAATGGGTGATTCCGCTTCTGCTGGCCTTAAAAGGACTCTGAAATCTTTAACAAAAGATTTTATCAAAAAAGGAGATCGGGCACAGTTTTTAAAAGCTAAAGTTTCTAATGAAACTGTAGAAATTCTAGAAGGTCAAAGTTCTGCCATGTTACATTCCTATGCTGTAGCAAATGCTTTAGTTTTTATTCCAGAAAATATTAGTAAAGTTGATAAAGATTCTTTGGTAGAAACTATTTTGCTACCTGATTAA
- a CDS encoding antitoxin Xre/MbcA/ParS toxin-binding domain-containing protein, giving the protein MSAVSPLDYDGLESNGLLRYLNIDIPLHNVYDFIELSRNGIDKRALLHLAKTIDFDLSELAHVLHLSERTIQRYELNKKLSTEASSKALQLAKLYARGENIFGDLDRFKRWMEHPNVALATKKPKELLDTTFGFQLLNEELIRIEHGIFA; this is encoded by the coding sequence ATGAGCGCAGTATCACCGTTGGATTATGATGGTTTAGAAAGTAATGGTTTATTGAGGTACTTAAATATAGATATTCCTTTACACAATGTTTATGATTTCATTGAACTATCTCGTAATGGTATTGATAAGCGAGCATTATTACATCTTGCTAAGACCATAGATTTTGATTTGAGTGAGTTGGCCCATGTACTACATTTGTCTGAGCGTACAATACAACGCTATGAACTTAATAAAAAGTTAAGTACTGAAGCAAGCTCCAAAGCTTTGCAATTGGCAAAACTTTATGCAAGAGGTGAAAACATTTTTGGGGATTTAGATCGTTTTAAACGGTGGATGGAGCATCCAAATGTTGCTTTAGCTACAAAAAAACCCAAAGAACTTCTTGATACCACTTTTGGGTTTCAGTTATTAAACGAAGAGTTAATTCGTATAGAGCATGGAATTTTTGCATAA
- a CDS encoding RES family NAD+ phosphorylase: protein MLVYRIAKQKYIKDLTGIGAKTVGGRWNPKGVAVLYTSTTAALSVLEVLAHLPAAYFPDNMAIATIELPDDLISTIDIKELPKDWNKIPPSTGIQHFALNWISENISLGLKVPSIIVPREQNLLINPLHPDFNLVKLIEIEPFSFDTRLLK from the coding sequence ATGTTGGTATATAGAATTGCCAAACAAAAGTATATAAAGGACCTTACCGGAATTGGAGCTAAAACCGTTGGAGGTAGATGGAATCCAAAAGGGGTTGCTGTCCTATATACAAGTACTACTGCAGCTCTTTCTGTATTAGAAGTACTAGCTCATTTACCAGCTGCATACTTTCCAGATAATATGGCTATAGCTACGATAGAATTGCCAGATGATCTAATTTCTACAATAGATATTAAAGAATTACCAAAGGATTGGAATAAAATACCACCTTCTACAGGAATTCAACATTTTGCCTTAAACTGGATATCGGAGAATATAAGCTTGGGATTAAAAGTTCCTAGTATTATAGTACCTAGAGAACAGAATCTTCTTATTAATCCGTTACATCCTGATTTTAATTTGGTAAAGTTAATAGAGATTGAACCTTTTAGTTTTGATACACGATTACTTAAATAA